The following proteins are encoded in a genomic region of Pseudomonas sp. Os17:
- the yedA gene encoding drug/metabolite exporter YedA produces the protein MPGQSRFSLPLIAAFFALYVIWGSTYLVIRIGVEYWPPLMLGGVRFIIAGSLMYAFLRWRGVPAPTWAQWKAAGIIGVLLLSCGNGAVTLAEHSGVTSGVAALAVATVPLFTLLCGYFWGARNTRLEWAGILLGMIGIGMLNLGSNLQSSPLGAALLLFAAAAWAFGSVWSKHLPLPQGAMASAAEMLVGGVVLMIGSTLSGEHLDAMPPLEGWLALAYLAGFGSIIAFNAYMYLLKHVRPAAATSYAYVNPAVAVLLGIVFVGETIGIEEALAMLVIISAVVLIGLPQWRKPKAAVQQEVA, from the coding sequence ATGCCTGGCCAAAGCCGTTTTTCCCTGCCGTTGATCGCCGCTTTCTTTGCCTTGTACGTGATCTGGGGGTCGACCTACCTGGTGATCCGCATTGGCGTCGAGTACTGGCCGCCGCTGATGCTCGGCGGCGTGCGCTTCATCATCGCCGGCAGCCTGATGTATGCCTTCCTGCGCTGGCGCGGGGTTCCGGCACCGACCTGGGCGCAATGGAAGGCCGCCGGGATCATCGGCGTGCTGCTGCTCAGTTGCGGCAATGGTGCGGTGACGCTGGCCGAACACTCCGGGGTGACCTCCGGCGTGGCGGCCCTGGCGGTGGCCACGGTGCCGCTGTTTACCCTGCTCTGCGGCTACTTCTGGGGCGCGCGCAATACGCGCCTGGAGTGGGCCGGCATCCTCCTCGGGATGATCGGCATCGGCATGCTCAACCTGGGTTCCAACCTGCAATCCAGCCCGCTGGGGGCCGCGCTGCTGCTGTTCGCCGCGGCGGCCTGGGCCTTCGGTTCGGTGTGGAGCAAGCACCTGCCGCTGCCCCAGGGAGCCATGGCCAGCGCGGCGGAAATGCTCGTTGGTGGCGTGGTGCTGATGATCGGCAGCACCTTGAGCGGCGAGCACCTGGACGCCATGCCGCCCCTGGAAGGCTGGCTGGCCCTGGCCTACCTGGCCGGCTTCGGTTCGATCATCGCCTTCAACGCCTACATGTACCTGCTCAAGCACGTGCGGCCGGCCGCGGCCACCAGCTATGCCTACGTCAATCCGGCGGTGGCGGTGCTGCTGGGGATCGTCTTTGTCGGTGAAACCATCGGCATCGAAGAGGCCCTGGCCATGCTGGTGATCATCAGCGCGGTGGTGCTGATCGGCCTGCCCCAGTGGCGCAAGCCGAAAGCCGCGGTGCAGCAAGAGGTGGCCTGA
- a CDS encoding Lrp/AsnC family transcriptional regulator, giving the protein MDKYDRLLLASLLENGRASYAELARKVNLSAPAVAERVAKLEASGVITGYQAKVDMAKVGLPIQCVIELRLAQHGNQKNYDELIKIPQLTECHRVTGDPCVIMQAAVGSMPELEELINRVAQFGFSKTSIVLSSAIERRVPLGQLESNGK; this is encoded by the coding sequence ATGGACAAATACGACCGCTTGCTCCTGGCCAGCCTGCTGGAAAACGGCCGGGCGAGTTACGCCGAGCTGGCGCGCAAGGTCAACCTCTCAGCGCCGGCGGTGGCCGAGCGCGTCGCCAAGCTGGAGGCCAGCGGGGTGATCACCGGCTATCAGGCCAAGGTCGACATGGCCAAGGTCGGCTTGCCGATCCAATGCGTGATCGAACTGCGCCTGGCCCAGCATGGCAACCAGAAAAACTACGACGAGTTGATCAAGATCCCCCAGCTCACCGAATGCCATCGGGTGACCGGCGATCCTTGCGTGATCATGCAGGCGGCAGTGGGCTCGATGCCGGAGCTGGAAGAGCTGATCAACCGTGTGGCCCAGTTCGGTTTCAGCAAGACCTCCATCGTGCTGTCCAGCGCCATCGAACGGCGGGTGCCCCTGGGGCAACTGGAAAGCAACGGCAAATGA
- a CDS encoding 3'-5' exonuclease has translation MERIAVIDFETTGISPSSSCRATEIAVVMLEQGRIVERYQSLMNAGVRVPGFIEQLTGISNAMLRSAPSAEQVMNEVNEFVGTTPLLAHNAAFDQKFWDFELGRIKRTRLQNFACSLLLARRLMPAAPNHKLGTLTQYAGLPHTGQAHRAMADAEMAANLVAHLAGELRHTHGVRELSHDFLCKLQKVPAAKIPEHLKRQRGG, from the coding sequence TTGGAACGTATTGCCGTCATCGACTTTGAAACCACCGGAATCTCCCCGAGCAGCAGTTGCCGGGCCACGGAAATCGCCGTGGTGATGCTTGAGCAGGGGCGCATCGTCGAGCGTTACCAGAGCCTGATGAACGCCGGGGTGCGGGTGCCGGGCTTCATCGAACAGCTGACCGGCATCAGCAACGCCATGTTGCGCAGCGCACCGTCGGCGGAGCAGGTGATGAACGAGGTCAACGAGTTCGTCGGCACCACGCCGTTGCTGGCCCACAACGCGGCGTTCGACCAGAAGTTCTGGGATTTCGAGCTGGGGCGGATCAAGCGCACCCGTTTGCAGAATTTTGCCTGTTCGCTGTTGCTGGCCCGACGCCTGATGCCGGCGGCCCCCAACCACAAGCTGGGCACCCTGACCCAGTACGCCGGCCTGCCCCACACCGGCCAGGCGCACCGGGCCATGGCCGATGCGGAAATGGCCGCCAACCTGGTGGCGCACCTGGCGGGCGAGCTGCGGCACACCCATGGCGTGCGTGAGCTGTCCCACGACTTTCTCTGCAAACTGCAGAAAGTCCCGGCGGCCAAGATCCCCGAGCACCTCAAGCGTCAGCGCGGGGGCTGA
- a CDS encoding LabA-like NYN domain-containing protein, which translates to MKKIAVFADVQNLYYTVRQAYGCHFNYAALWADISKQGQIVEAYAYAIDRGDSKQQQFQQILRNLGFTVKLKPYIQRSDGSAKGDWDVGITIDIMDAAAQVDEVVLASGDGDFDLLLERIIHKHGVSAVAYGVPGLTANSLIRAATRYVPIEGALLLKS; encoded by the coding sequence GTGAAAAAAATCGCTGTGTTCGCCGATGTCCAGAACCTCTACTACACCGTTCGCCAGGCCTATGGTTGTCACTTCAACTACGCGGCGCTGTGGGCGGATATCAGCAAGCAAGGGCAGATCGTCGAAGCCTATGCCTACGCCATCGATCGCGGTGACAGCAAGCAGCAGCAGTTTCAGCAGATCCTGCGCAACCTGGGCTTCACGGTAAAACTCAAACCCTACATTCAGCGCAGCGACGGCTCGGCCAAGGGCGACTGGGACGTGGGCATCACCATCGACATCATGGACGCCGCCGCCCAGGTCGACGAAGTGGTGCTGGCCTCCGGCGACGGCGACTTCGACCTGCTGCTCGAACGCATCATCCACAAGCACGGGGTCAGCGCCGTGGCTTACGGCGTGCCGGGCCTGACCGCCAATTCGCTGATTCGCGCCGCCACGCGCTATGTGCCGATCGAAGGCGCCCTGCTGCTCAAGAGCTGA
- a CDS encoding DUF2076 domain-containing protein, with protein MNSEEQTLIDGLFSRLQQAETDSAPRDAQAEARIKEHLTRQPAAGYFMTQAILVQEAALKSLDQQNKQLTQQVQQLQAELQQARSQAAAPAPAASGGFLSSIFGGSREPAPAPAQAPSVAPSSGGGWREPSRSSFGAPAQQGFGAPQQNYAPAPAPAAAGSGFLGGALKTAAGVAGGVMLAQGISSLFHSNQQPQEIVEVIKEEPAPASDNSGWGNDDQRLANNDAWGGNDQGGFSNADYGSDDSSFFSDDDSFV; from the coding sequence ATGAACAGCGAAGAGCAAACCCTGATCGATGGACTGTTTTCACGGTTGCAGCAAGCCGAAACGGATTCAGCCCCGCGTGATGCCCAGGCCGAGGCGCGGATCAAGGAGCATCTGACCCGCCAGCCTGCGGCCGGGTATTTCATGACCCAGGCGATCCTGGTGCAGGAGGCGGCCCTGAAAAGCCTCGACCAGCAGAACAAGCAACTGACCCAGCAAGTGCAGCAGTTGCAGGCCGAGCTGCAACAGGCCCGCTCCCAGGCCGCAGCGCCAGCTCCGGCGGCGAGCGGCGGTTTTCTGTCGAGCATCTTCGGTGGCTCCCGCGAGCCGGCTCCGGCGCCCGCGCAGGCCCCGAGCGTGGCGCCATCCTCCGGCGGAGGCTGGCGTGAGCCGTCGCGTTCGTCCTTTGGTGCACCGGCCCAGCAGGGCTTTGGCGCGCCGCAGCAGAACTATGCGCCAGCACCTGCTCCGGCCGCGGCCGGCAGCGGCTTCCTCGGAGGCGCCTTGAAAACCGCTGCCGGCGTGGCCGGCGGGGTGATGCTGGCGCAGGGCATCAGCAGCCTGTTCCACAGCAATCAGCAACCCCAGGAAATCGTCGAAGTCATCAAGGAAGAACCGGCGCCGGCCAGCGACAACAGCGGCTGGGGCAATGACGATCAGCGTCTGGCCAACAACGACGCCTGGGGCGGCAACGACCAGGGCGGCTTCAGCAACGCCGACTACGGCAGCGACGACAGCTCGTTCTTCTCCGACGACGACTCCTTCGTCTGA
- a CDS encoding YciC family protein, with protein MTPLDVLRDSFYFFQRNLGRIAQLCLPLVILEALLQQGVSSALGEKAFPGSSVVVGLLLYPLYTGALILFLDARTRGQSPRNRDLWAMALSLWPRFALLTAVSTLLILLGLSLYFLPGLWLMVVLAFAEYLLVLKGLAPLAAIKESLRLSRGHFLRILLCILAVMAPLWLLKGASEAAYPEPLNPILSLVLDSAYSFLQLFTSVVLFRLFMLINEQSDQR; from the coding sequence ATGACTCCGTTAGATGTTCTGCGCGACTCTTTCTATTTCTTCCAGCGTAATCTCGGCCGCATCGCCCAACTGTGCCTGCCTCTGGTGATTCTCGAGGCGCTGTTGCAGCAGGGCGTGAGCAGCGCCCTGGGCGAGAAGGCCTTCCCCGGCTCCAGCGTGGTGGTGGGCCTGTTGCTGTATCCCTTGTACACCGGCGCGCTGATCCTGTTTCTCGATGCCCGCACTCGCGGGCAGTCGCCCCGCAATCGCGATCTGTGGGCCATGGCCCTGAGCCTGTGGCCGCGCTTCGCGCTGCTGACCGCGGTCAGCACGCTGTTGATTCTGCTCGGGCTGTCGCTGTATTTCCTGCCGGGGCTGTGGCTGATGGTGGTGCTGGCCTTCGCCGAGTACCTGCTGGTACTCAAGGGCCTGGCGCCCCTGGCGGCGATCAAGGAAAGCCTGCGCCTGAGCCGCGGGCACTTCCTGCGCATCCTGTTGTGCATCCTGGCGGTCATGGCCCCGCTGTGGCTGCTCAAGGGGGCGAGCGAAGCCGCCTATCCCGAACCGCTCAACCCGATCCTGAGCCTGGTGCTGGACAGTGCCTACAGCTTCCTGCAGTTGTTCACCAGCGTGGTGCTGTTCCGCCTGTTCATGCTCATCAACGAGCAGTCGGACCAGCGCTGA
- a CDS encoding endonuclease/exonuclease/phosphatase family protein, translated as MTRLLRITLLSLLLIGLVLASLIYSLTWRPQPKETLTVSCSAQAAPLVPGQALKVMTWNLQYLAGKRYVFWNDQARGEDERPTLEDMAFSLDEVARVIRDEQPDLVLLQEVDNGAKASAYQDQLKLLQERVTDLYPCSTQAYDWKADFVPSPHIFGSVGRQLATLSRYRIEHAERLQLPVAPQPLISRQFQPKDALLLSYLPLSDGGQLVVLNTHLERAQRADDTQQRQVTAIAKVLDKLESRGTPWLIGGDFNLLPLGQYQRLSEAQRAPYQIDSPLHLLWDKYPMIPSNTQASGVDRARWLTHYPNDPSLDGPDRTVDYLFYSPRLKRVESRVRQDDTLRISDHLPVLARFLLPAQ; from the coding sequence ATGACCCGTCTACTGCGCATCACCCTGTTGAGCCTGCTACTGATCGGCCTGGTGCTGGCCAGCCTGATCTACAGCCTGACCTGGCGTCCGCAGCCCAAGGAAACCCTGACGGTCAGTTGCAGCGCCCAGGCCGCTCCACTGGTGCCGGGCCAGGCGCTCAAGGTGATGACCTGGAACCTGCAATACCTGGCCGGCAAGCGCTACGTGTTCTGGAACGACCAGGCCCGGGGCGAGGATGAACGCCCGACCCTGGAAGACATGGCCTTCAGCCTCGACGAAGTGGCCCGGGTGATCCGCGACGAACAACCGGACCTGGTGCTGCTGCAGGAAGTGGACAACGGCGCCAAGGCCAGCGCCTACCAGGATCAGCTCAAGCTGCTGCAGGAGCGGGTCACCGACCTGTACCCCTGCAGCACCCAGGCTTACGACTGGAAGGCCGATTTCGTGCCCTCCCCGCACATTTTTGGCAGCGTCGGCCGGCAACTGGCGACCCTCAGCCGCTACCGCATCGAACACGCCGAACGCCTGCAACTGCCGGTTGCCCCACAGCCACTCATCAGCCGGCAATTCCAGCCCAAGGACGCCCTGCTCCTGAGCTACCTGCCCCTGAGCGACGGCGGCCAACTGGTGGTGCTCAATACCCACCTGGAACGTGCGCAGCGGGCCGACGACACACAACAGAGGCAAGTGACGGCCATTGCCAAGGTGCTGGACAAGCTGGAAAGCCGCGGCACGCCCTGGCTGATTGGCGGCGACTTCAACCTGCTGCCCCTGGGCCAGTACCAACGCCTGAGCGAAGCACAGCGCGCGCCGTATCAGATCGACAGCCCGCTGCACCTGCTGTGGGACAAGTACCCGATGATCCCCAGCAACACCCAGGCCAGCGGCGTCGACCGTGCGCGCTGGCTGACCCACTACCCCAACGACCCGAGCCTGGACGGCCCGGATCGCACGGTCGACTACCTGTTCTACAGCCCGCGCCTGAAGCGGGTCGAATCCCGGGTGCGCCAGGACGATACCCTGCGCATCTCCGATCACTTGCCGGTGCTGGCGCGCTTTCTGTTACCGGCCCAGTAA